AAGCAATCGTACCAGTAGCAGCTCCAAAGTTGGGAATCGAAATAGCTGGCTGTGAGGTTAGCTAGAGTAAAAGAACAATTGCGGAGTATGAAATGGGAAGGTTGTAAGTAGGGGGTGACTCAAGGAAGGCTTCTTGGGACATTCCATTTATTCCAATTTATATTTCCTCTCAAACTGCATTTTGGTCAAATCCTCGAGGTCCTCCTCTACCTTTTCGAGTTCAGACTCCGCTTTTTCACGAATTTTACAACTTTTCACCAGATGAGTCGCTCCACTATCCATGCCCACTATCTCAACATCGTATCTAATCTGAACTTTTCCCCTGTACTTAGGCGGAGACCGATAAAGTATGTCCTCCCTCCAATCAAAATCGGGAGGGGTCTCCTCTTCTATCCTCACGATCCTTGCCCGATAAAAATCCTTGGCATTCCCAAAAATCTTCCTCAACTTTGCTCCCTCATCGTTTCATTTTAAGAATCCTCACGTATCTAGGGTGGGCGGAAACATACCCCCTTTTGCCATCGGGGGTAACCACCTCATACCATCCATCGCTTTTTGAGACAACCTTTAACCCCCTCCCTTTCCTTAAGACACCTATGACATTGCCTGGAGCCTTTTCTGGGGAGGAACGAAGGTTAAGTCCGTCAACGATCACTTTTATTTCACCGATTATCTTAATTGGTTCTTTGACCCGCTTGGGCTTGCTCCGTGGAGGCTCGCTTTTCCTCTCAACGGAAACCCTTGGTACAGGTTTAACTACAGATCGCTCTTGAAAAAAGGCATATGCCATGAAAACAATGACCAGAAGGGTAATACCGAGAGCTACCCAACAGAATGTCTCTTGTAATCGTCTCAAATGGTATTTACCCAACTCCCTCCGAGGCACATCTATCCCCCTCTATTCTCTCTTGCATCAAGAGCTCGAGCATACATTCATCTGAAATCATAATGACAGATGGGGAGTTCTTCTTCCCCCTGCAAAAGCTTGTTTACATAGGTCTTTAAATCCACGAGAGGAAGTGCCTTTTCACAGGGAAGATTCTCCGACGCTATCGTCGAGAGAATGAATTTTATGACCGTTCTTCTTTTTCTTGTCGCCGCCTCCTCCCGCTTATCAGGAGCTAATTCTGCCTCTCTAAGATACCTCAGAGCGAAGGCGATACAGTCCGCACAATGCATACAATTCTGTAAAGCATAGCATTCTTCATTATAATATTTCCTTGGATCTAAGGCCACGCCAGCTCCTTTCCCCAGACAGGGTGTTTATAAGAAGATTCGCTCGCGGATTAAAAAATCCTACAAAATGAGTCAAAATAAGCATGAGGAAATATACCGATGGTATAAAGTGGGAAATTCGAAAGAGCCAAAAATTAAAGACGGCAAGCTCCAATGTAATCGGAGCGAGAGCTTAGAGCCTGGACTCTAACTGCATCCCCATTCGTTGAAGCATGAATAAAATTTCCATTACCAATGTAAATGCCCACATGGGAGATACCATCCCTCCCAAAGAATACGAGATCTCCTTGCTTCAAGTTGTCATAACTTACGGGTTTGCCGCGATGGTATTGCGCTGCCGATGAGTGGGGAAGGGTCACTCCCACCTGTTTGTATACGTACATGGTGAATCCAGAACAGTCAAAACAGATTGAATGTTCTCCCGTTGGGCAACCCCCAGGGCCCTCCCCCGCCCAATGATATGGTGCACCTATATACTTCATGGCAATGGAAACAACCTTTCTTCCCCTACTGGGATTAGCGGGAGGATCGCTGCCTTTAGATTCTTCTGGCTTCTTTGGCTTCTCTCCTTCTGAATTTCCCGATGATCGCCCTTCCGAGGATTCTCTCGCCCTTCGTTCAGCAGCCTGTCGAGCCTCCTCCTGAGCCCGACGTAGGGCCTCAGCTCTTAGCCTGGCTTGCCTCTCCTCCTCTTCCCTAATTAATCGAGCAACTTCCTCCTCAATGCTTGAAAGAAATGCCTTCCTTCCCCGTATTTGTCCCTCAATCTGCTGCTTCTTTATTTCAAGTTCCCTCTTTAATGCCAACTGCCGTCTTCCTTCCTCCTCCAGCTTCGATTCAATCTCCTCTATCTGTCTCTTAACCCTTTGAATCCGCCGCAAAACCTCGAGGTCTTGCCTTCCTATGCGAATCAACCAATCTAAACGGACCAAAAAGTTATCAAAGTTCTTGGTGGATAGCAGAACGGAGATGAAATTTACCTCCCCATGTTTGTAAATCCCAGCGATGCGTTCATTAAGCACCTTCTGGTTTTGCACCAGTTCCTCCCTGGACTTTGTGAGCTTTAATCTATTCGCCGCGATGGCCTTTTGGGTTTCCTCCAGTTTAACCACAGCCGAATTATATTGCTCAACCGCTTCTTCCAGGGCTCTATTCATCTCCTCAATCTGCGCTTTGACCCGAGTAGCTTCCGCCTTCTTTTGCTGTATAGCTGTAGGGGTAGCAAAAGTGGGAATTGCCATGGAGATTATCAGGAAGAAGATCAAAATGCAGAAGAGAACTCCTAAGAAGGAACGACTCTTTTCAATCACCCATAATCCCTCCAGCGATCACTACTTCAAAAATTGCTGAGTAATTTTCTCATGAACTATCGTCTTTTTTATCGTCCAGGAGGTCTCTATCCTTAAGTTCTGTACTGAAAGCAAATCTCCTTCTTCCAAAAAAAGTTTGTATAAAATTTAAACTCTTTTGACCGATAAGAATACAGACGAGGAAAAGGAGAAGCGATGGGGCTCGGGAGATTCACCAAGATAATATGCTTTCTGCTCATAATCTCTCTTTCTCTTTCCCTCCTGGCTCATGCCAGCAAATCACTGCACGAGAAAAAATCTCAAGTTAAAGAAGTATCGAAAGAGATAAGAGAACTTCAAGCTGAGATTGATTTCGCCCAGGAACTTTACTTGGCCATCAACTCCGAACTTGAAGTCACCGGGAGAAAGATGCTCAAAATGTACTCCAAACTGGATTCGATGGAGAGGAAATTGGAGATCAAAAGAAACATTCTAAATACTCGGCTGAGAGAGATTTATAAAAATGGAAGTGTTCAATTTCTCGAAATTCTCCTTGGAGCCGGCGATTTTAAGGACTTTTTGACGAGAATTGCCGTTCTATCCCGAATCATCGAATGTGACCTTAAACTCATCGATGATATCCAAAGAAAAAAATCCAAGGTTGAACAAATGAGGAAAGAGCTAGCAAAGGAAAAATTGGAGCAATTAATATTGCGTCGAAGAAAAAAGGCTGAATTGAGTCTCTTGAAGGCAAAGTTGACGAAAAAGCAAGTACTTCTGATCAATATGGATCGAGAATTACGGAATTTGCTGAAACAAGAGGAAGAAAGGAAACAATCGGAGAGGTTGAAAAGAGCAAAAAATAGTCTCCCCCTTTGTGCAGAGGTGAGGACCGCTCCCTGTTATGTTCAACCATATGT
Above is a window of Actinomycetota bacterium DNA encoding:
- a CDS encoding SH3 domain-containing protein produces the protein MPRRELGKYHLRRLQETFCWVALGITLLVIVFMAYAFFQERSVVKPVPRVSVERKSEPPRSKPKRVKEPIKIIGEIKVIVDGLNLRSSPEKAPGNVIGVLRKGRGLKVVSKSDGWYEVVTPDGKRGYVSAHPRYVRILKMKR
- a CDS encoding NlpC/P60 family protein, with protein sequence MIEKSRSFLGVLFCILIFFLIISMAIPTFATPTAIQQKKAEATRVKAQIEEMNRALEEAVEQYNSAVVKLEETQKAIAANRLKLTKSREELVQNQKVLNERIAGIYKHGEVNFISVLLSTKNFDNFLVRLDWLIRIGRQDLEVLRRIQRVKRQIEEIESKLEEEGRRQLALKRELEIKKQQIEGQIRGRKAFLSSIEEEVARLIREEEERQARLRAEALRRAQEEARQAAERRARESSEGRSSGNSEGEKPKKPEESKGSDPPANPSRGRKVVSIAMKYIGAPYHWAGEGPGGCPTGEHSICFDCSGFTMYVYKQVGVTLPHSSAAQYHRGKPVSYDNLKQGDLVFFGRDGISHVGIYIGNGNFIHASTNGDAVRVQALSSRSDYIGACRL
- a CDS encoding septal ring lytic transglycosylase RlpA family protein → MGLGRFTKIICFLLIISLSLSLLAHASKSLHEKKSQVKEVSKEIRELQAEIDFAQELYLAINSELEVTGRKMLKMYSKLDSMERKLEIKRNILNTRLREIYKNGSVQFLEILLGAGDFKDFLTRIAVLSRIIECDLKLIDDIQRKKSKVEQMRKELAKEKLEQLILRRRKKAELSLLKAKLTKKQVLLINMDRELRNLLKQEEERKQSERLKRAKNSLPLCAEVRTAPCYVQPYVMEYYITGETMPKNYRATGLKFYGVASWYGNEFNGRPTSSGEIFNENDFTCASIFLPFGTYLGITYGDKHIVVRVNDRGPFIDGRMFDLSKAAAQILGLGLGFVQAEILEPDNHANCASDSYFGFK